In one window of Frigoriglobus tundricola DNA:
- a CDS encoding efflux RND transporter permease subunit, producing MFARVFIDRPVLAWVISVVFVLLGAVAAGFLPVAEYPEIQPPTVRVTASYPGAGARIVADTVAAPIEQQVVGVEGMMYMSSQSNTDGSYTLDVTFEMGTDVNLAQVLVQNRVAIAQPTLPPVVQAIGVAVKKRSPDVLLGINLTSDDDPATGRPSYDSLYMSNYATIHLRDVVARAPGVGDVTILGQRDYSMRVWLDPDKLQSRDLTVTDVLRVLREQNVHVAAGQLGQPPIGAGQDFQYTLTALGRLTETEQFAQIVLKTGPSGEITYLRDVARVELGARNQDTVGRLDGKPSPAMIVFLLPGANALDTADGIKAKLRELEPRLPKGLHYAVIYDTTPFIRESVAEVFHTLRDAIVLVAIVILLFLQDWKALLLPVIDVTVSLVGTFVVMGLMGFTLNNLTLFGLVLAIGIVVDDAIVVLENIERWLEKGLPVREATIRAMQEITGPIVAITLVLSSVLLPSAFLGGITGQFFRQFALVISVTMLISAINAMTLTPARAAWIFGGRKPGAHGDQEKEALPWWSFALLGGFVTVWLVEPVLGPKLGLPAGGPTGDAPVGLAGAAREWGASLACFLPGAVAGGVVGRLVIRPVNAVLGRGFRAFNRAFEWANQVYGTGVGWCLRLSAIVLLVYVGLLALTGVGFARAPGGFIPVQDRGYLVVNVQLPDAASLERTVEATASVEKVCLETPGVAHTFAVPGTSLILNANGPNYANMFVILEPFAARRDEARSAEAIIGRLRARLRQEVPEARVLVFAPPAVRGLGNAGGFKLMVEATGDVDYEALQARADGLAARANREPDLVGVFNGFRARTPQLHMDIDREKAKAMGVTLSDVFDTLQGYLGSYYVNDFNRFGRTWQVNIQADMPFRADADAVRQLKVRNADGDMVPLGAVAVFRDAVGPTTVTRYNTFTAAPVTGSWQPGASTSDVLRKMDGLAAEELPASMFAEWTEVNYLQKQAARADRFRDLRQNPLSAFVLGAVLVFFVLAGLYESWSLPLAVVLVVPMCVLSALAGVFLAHLAVDIFVQVAFVVLVGLACKNAILIVEFARDREHEGATRFDAAVEAAKVRLRPILMTSFAFVLGVFPLVIAHGAGAEMRRTLGTAVFAGMLGVTFFGLVLTPVFYSVVRRLAERGASPGGQT from the coding sequence TGCTCGGGGCCGTGGCGGCGGGCTTCCTGCCGGTCGCGGAGTACCCGGAGATCCAGCCCCCGACCGTGCGCGTCACGGCCAGCTACCCCGGGGCCGGCGCCCGCATCGTGGCCGACACCGTCGCCGCCCCGATCGAGCAACAGGTCGTCGGGGTCGAGGGGATGATGTACATGTCGTCGCAGAGCAACACCGACGGCTCGTACACCCTGGACGTGACATTCGAAATGGGGACCGACGTCAACCTGGCGCAGGTGCTCGTCCAGAACCGCGTCGCAATCGCCCAGCCGACCCTGCCTCCGGTGGTCCAAGCGATCGGGGTGGCGGTGAAGAAGCGGTCGCCGGACGTCCTGCTCGGGATCAACCTGACGTCCGACGACGACCCGGCGACCGGCCGACCGTCCTACGACTCGCTCTACATGAGCAACTACGCCACGATCCACCTGCGGGACGTCGTGGCCCGGGCGCCGGGGGTCGGCGACGTGACGATCCTGGGCCAGCGCGACTACAGCATGCGGGTCTGGCTGGACCCGGACAAGCTCCAGTCGCGGGACCTGACGGTGACCGACGTGCTGCGGGTACTCCGGGAGCAGAACGTCCACGTTGCGGCCGGGCAACTGGGCCAGCCGCCGATCGGCGCCGGGCAAGACTTCCAGTACACGCTGACTGCCCTCGGCCGACTGACCGAGACCGAACAGTTCGCCCAAATCGTCCTCAAGACCGGGCCGAGCGGGGAGATCACGTACCTCCGGGACGTCGCCCGGGTGGAACTGGGGGCGCGGAACCAGGACACGGTCGGGCGGCTCGACGGCAAGCCGTCGCCAGCCATGATCGTGTTCCTGCTGCCCGGTGCGAACGCCCTGGACACCGCCGACGGCATCAAGGCCAAGCTGCGCGAGCTGGAGCCCCGGCTCCCCAAGGGGCTGCATTACGCCGTCATCTACGACACCACCCCGTTCATCCGCGAGTCCGTCGCGGAGGTGTTCCACACGCTCCGCGACGCGATCGTGCTGGTGGCGATCGTCATCCTCTTGTTCCTGCAGGACTGGAAGGCCCTGCTCCTGCCGGTCATCGACGTGACGGTGTCCCTGGTCGGCACCTTCGTCGTGATGGGGCTGATGGGGTTCACCCTCAACAACCTGACCCTGTTCGGGCTGGTGCTGGCAATCGGCATCGTGGTCGACGACGCGATCGTCGTGCTGGAGAACATCGAGCGCTGGCTGGAGAAGGGGCTGCCCGTCCGCGAGGCCACGATCCGGGCCATGCAGGAGATCACCGGGCCGATCGTCGCCATCACCCTGGTGCTCAGTTCGGTGCTCCTGCCGAGCGCGTTCCTCGGCGGGATCACCGGCCAGTTCTTCCGCCAGTTCGCGCTGGTCATCTCGGTGACGATGCTGATCTCGGCCATCAACGCCATGACCCTGACGCCGGCCCGGGCCGCGTGGATCTTTGGCGGCCGCAAGCCCGGTGCCCACGGCGACCAGGAGAAGGAAGCGCTGCCCTGGTGGAGCTTCGCCCTGCTCGGCGGGTTCGTGACGGTCTGGCTGGTGGAGCCGGTGCTGGGACCGAAACTGGGTCTTCCGGCCGGGGGGCCAACGGGCGATGCCCCGGTCGGTCTGGCGGGCGCGGCCCGCGAATGGGGCGCCTCGCTCGCGTGTTTCCTGCCCGGTGCGGTCGCCGGGGGCGTGGTCGGGAGGCTCGTCATCCGGCCCGTGAACGCGGTCCTGGGCAGGGGGTTTCGCGCGTTCAACCGGGCCTTCGAGTGGGCGAACCAGGTGTACGGAACGGGCGTGGGGTGGTGCCTCCGACTCTCCGCGATCGTGCTCCTCGTCTACGTCGGTCTGCTCGCCCTGACGGGCGTCGGCTTCGCCCGCGCCCCCGGCGGGTTCATCCCGGTCCAGGACCGGGGGTACCTGGTTGTGAACGTCCAGTTGCCCGACGCGGCCTCGCTGGAGCGCACGGTCGAGGCGACCGCCTCGGTGGAGAAGGTCTGCTTGGAGACGCCCGGGGTCGCCCACACGTTCGCGGTCCCGGGAACTTCGCTGATCCTGAACGCCAACGGCCCTAACTACGCGAACATGTTCGTCATCCTCGAGCCGTTCGCCGCTCGCCGGGACGAGGCGCGCTCCGCCGAGGCGATCATCGGCCGCCTCCGGGCGCGGCTGAGGCAGGAGGTCCCGGAGGCCCGGGTGCTCGTCTTCGCCCCGCCCGCGGTCCGCGGTCTGGGCAACGCGGGCGGGTTCAAACTGATGGTCGAGGCCACCGGTGACGTGGACTACGAGGCCCTCCAGGCCCGGGCCGACGGCCTGGCGGCCCGGGCCAACCGGGAGCCCGACCTCGTCGGCGTGTTCAACGGGTTCCGCGCCCGGACGCCCCAGTTGCACATGGACATCGACCGGGAGAAGGCGAAGGCGATGGGGGTGACCCTGTCCGACGTGTTCGACACCCTGCAGGGGTACCTGGGCAGCTACTACGTGAACGACTTCAACCGCTTCGGTCGGACCTGGCAGGTGAACATCCAGGCCGACATGCCGTTCCGGGCGGACGCGGACGCGGTCCGCCAGCTCAAGGTCCGAAACGCTGACGGGGACATGGTGCCGCTCGGGGCGGTGGCCGTGTTCCGGGACGCCGTCGGACCGACGACGGTCACGCGGTACAACACGTTCACGGCGGCCCCGGTCACCGGCTCCTGGCAACCGGGGGCCAGCACCAGCGACGTCCTTCGGAAAATGGACGGCTTGGCAGCCGAGGAGCTGCCGGCGTCCATGTTCGCGGAGTGGACCGAGGTGAACTACCTGCAAAAGCAGGCCGCGCGGGCGGACCGGTTCCGGGACCTGCGGCAGAACCCGCTGAGCGCGTTCGTACTCGGCGCGGTGCTGGTGTTCTTCGTGCTGGCCGGCCTGTACGAGAGCTGGTCGCTGCCGCTGGCGGTCGTCCTCGTGGTGCCCATGTGCGTGCTCAGCGCGCTGGCCGGCGTCTTCCTGGCCCACCTGGCCGTGGACATCTTCGTCCAGGTCGCGTTCGTGGTGCTCGTGGGCCTGGCGTGTAAGAACGCCATCCTGATCGTCGAGTTCGCGCGGGACCGCGAGCACGAGGGCGCGACCCGGTTCGACGCCGCAGTCGAGGCCGCCAAGGTCCGCTTGCGACCGATCCTGATGACGAGCTTCGCGTTCGTGCTCGGGGTGTTCCCGCTGGTCATCGCCCACGGGGCCGGGGCCGAGATGCGGCGCACCCTCGGCACGGCCGTCTTCGCCGGGATGCTCGGGGTTACCTTCTTCGGCCTCGTCCTGACGCCGGTCTTCTACTCCGTCGTCCGTCGCCTCGCGGAGCGCGGGGCCAGCCCGGGTGGCCAAACATGA